The Pseudomonas iranensis genome includes a window with the following:
- a CDS encoding TPM domain-containing protein, translating into MRVLKLGLVLMLWLFAVSARAELTFPPLSGRVVDQAQMLEPSIRAQLSQQLQAHEQATGEQLVVVTLPDLQGTTIEDFGVQLGRHWGIGQKDKNNGALLIVARDERKLRIEVGYGLEDRLTDAQSSVIIHQVITPAFKAGNFSKGISDGVAAMLVVLGGNPLDEPSTVYESSGDPADDFISRHPALFMFLVMLFILTVFVCQMLGILPAGRGGSGGGGGFGGGGGFGGGGGGGGGFSGGGGSFGGGGSSGGW; encoded by the coding sequence ATGCGTGTGTTGAAACTGGGCCTGGTGCTGATGCTCTGGCTGTTCGCCGTCAGCGCCCGGGCCGAATTGACGTTTCCGCCGCTGAGCGGGCGCGTGGTCGATCAGGCGCAAATGCTCGAGCCATCGATTCGCGCGCAACTGAGCCAGCAATTGCAGGCGCACGAGCAGGCCACCGGCGAGCAGTTGGTGGTGGTCACGCTGCCGGATCTGCAGGGCACCACCATCGAGGATTTCGGCGTTCAGCTCGGTCGGCACTGGGGCATCGGCCAGAAGGACAAGAACAACGGCGCCTTGCTGATCGTCGCCCGTGACGAGCGCAAACTGCGCATCGAAGTCGGCTATGGCCTGGAGGATCGCCTGACCGACGCGCAGTCGTCGGTAATCATTCATCAGGTCATCACGCCGGCGTTCAAGGCCGGCAACTTCAGCAAAGGCATCAGCGATGGCGTTGCGGCGATGCTGGTGGTGCTCGGTGGCAATCCGCTCGATGAGCCGTCCACCGTGTACGAATCCAGCGGCGACCCGGCGGATGATTTCATCTCGCGGCACCCGGCGCTGTTCATGTTTCTGGTGATGTTGTTCATCCTGACGGTGTTTGTCTGCCAGATGCTCGGTATCCTGCCTGCCGGCCGGGGCGGCTCCGGAGGAGGGGGCGGCTTTGGCGGTGGCGGCGGATTCGGCGGCGGTGGCGGTGGCGGTGGCGGCTTCAGCGGTGGCGGGGGCAGTTTCGGCGGCGGCGGTTCGTCCGGCGGCTGGTGA
- a CDS encoding LemA family protein: protein MNISSTSRSRLQIATLLVFATLLTACGINNIPTLDEQAKAAWGQVQNQYQRRADLIPNLVETVKGYAAHEQETLTAVIEARAKATSIQVDASTLDNPEKLKQFQQAQDQLTGALSRLMVVSERYPDLKANQNFLALQSQLEGTENRIAVARRDFILAVQKYNTEIRTFPGRLWHSVMYSDLPMRETFEATTPGAEKAPEVKF from the coding sequence ATGAATATCAGCTCAACCTCCCGTTCACGGTTACAGATCGCCACGTTGCTGGTGTTCGCCACGCTGTTGACCGCGTGCGGCATCAACAATATCCCGACCCTCGACGAACAGGCCAAAGCCGCTTGGGGCCAGGTGCAGAACCAGTACCAGCGCCGTGCCGACCTGATCCCCAATCTGGTGGAAACCGTGAAGGGCTACGCGGCCCACGAACAGGAAACCCTGACCGCAGTGATTGAAGCGCGAGCCAAGGCCACCTCGATTCAGGTCGATGCCAGCACCCTCGACAATCCCGAGAAGCTCAAGCAGTTCCAGCAGGCGCAAGATCAACTGACCGGCGCATTGAGCCGCTTGATGGTGGTCTCCGAGCGCTACCCGGATCTGAAGGCCAACCAGAACTTCCTCGCCCTGCAATCGCAACTCGAAGGCACGGAAAACCGCATTGCCGTGGCGCGTCGCGATTTCATTCTGGCGGTGCAGAAATACAACACCGAGATCCGCACCTTCCCCGGTCGCCTGTGGCACAGCGTGATGTACAGCGATCTGCCGATGCGCGAGACCTTCGAAGCCACCACGCCCGGCGCGGAGAAGGCCCCGGAAGTGAAATTCTGA